A region from the Desulfobotulus mexicanus genome encodes:
- a CDS encoding MFS transporter yields MNASFMTALFSVGFMARFSYALARNPVLPLFALYLGAGPEAIGLAVGISTVTGILFKMPAGALSDIIGRRKTMLAGLCFFALIPFAYFFISSYTMLVVVRFLHGFATAIYGPVAMAVVADVAGPKKGEMLSWFSSVTIMGTLAGAPVGGLLLSLMGGAHGASDTTFHVIYGIVAATGVLALLLGMAFLLKDEKKSQDQSTEPWFRKFISGIREVSRDRRVIAASGMEGVQNMAMGALEAFLPIYAVTVVGLSAFEAGLLWAGQMITTMLAKPLMGRFSDGHGRNGIIVTGMLCCAAPFALIPTLTSFWSLMAACLVFGLGEALVTSSSAALVADLCREKHYGTAMGVFGTLYDVGHASGPIVSGILVGMLGYGWAFGIMAAVLVLAIPFFLGAMGGRTAA; encoded by the coding sequence ATGAATGCATCGTTTATGACCGCACTGTTTTCCGTTGGTTTTATGGCCAGATTTTCCTATGCACTGGCACGCAATCCGGTTCTTCCGCTTTTTGCCCTCTATCTTGGAGCAGGGCCGGAGGCCATTGGTCTTGCCGTTGGTATTTCAACTGTGACAGGCATCCTTTTCAAAATGCCTGCCGGAGCGCTTTCAGATATCATTGGCCGCAGAAAGACCATGCTGGCTGGACTGTGTTTCTTTGCTCTCATCCCCTTCGCGTACTTTTTCATTTCAAGCTATACCATGCTGGTGGTGGTTCGCTTCCTCCACGGCTTTGCCACGGCCATTTATGGCCCTGTGGCCATGGCTGTGGTTGCGGATGTGGCAGGACCCAAAAAGGGGGAGATGCTCTCCTGGTTTTCATCTGTCACCATCATGGGAACCCTTGCCGGAGCCCCTGTCGGTGGCCTGCTCCTGTCCCTTATGGGAGGCGCACATGGAGCATCAGATACCACCTTTCATGTGATTTACGGCATTGTGGCAGCCACAGGGGTTCTGGCGCTGTTGCTTGGCATGGCCTTTCTTCTTAAGGATGAAAAAAAATCACAGGATCAGAGTACTGAGCCATGGTTCAGGAAGTTCATCTCAGGTATCCGGGAGGTGAGCAGGGATCGCAGGGTTATCGCAGCTTCAGGCATGGAAGGGGTGCAGAACATGGCCATGGGGGCCCTGGAGGCATTTCTGCCCATTTACGCCGTTACGGTGGTAGGACTTTCCGCATTTGAGGCAGGGCTTCTCTGGGCAGGGCAGATGATCACGACCATGCTGGCCAAACCTCTCATGGGACGTTTTTCCGATGGACATGGGCGAAATGGCATTATAGTTACAGGCATGCTGTGCTGCGCCGCACCCTTTGCCCTGATTCCCACTCTGACCAGTTTCTGGTCATTGATGGCAGCCTGTCTGGTCTTCGGTCTGGGTGAGGCTCTGGTCACATCCTCATCCGCTGCTCTGGTGGCGGATCTTTGCAGGGAAAAACACTATGGAACAGCCATGGGCGTATTCGGAACCCTGTATGATGTGGGCCATGCCTCAGGCCCCATCGTCAGTGGAATTCTTGTGGGGATGCTGGGATATGGCTGGGCCTTTGGCATCATGGCGGCTGTGCTTGTGCTAGCCATTCCCTTCTTCCTTGGGGCGATGGGAGGAAGGACCGCTGCATGA
- a CDS encoding FAD-dependent oxidoreductase, with product MHFVIIGGDAAGMSAASRARRNAPDMKITVLEMTQDISYSACSMPYVLADEEGDMDALIIRAPAVFREKHGIDLRLGHKVEDIDPEARRVSGRDSEGRNFEVFFDKLLIATGSAANMPLIPGHNLPHVFVLKSLDDGRRVQAYIAEKKIKKAAIIGAGYIGLEMCEALTERGITVQLIRNAPEMLPWLAPELSLVVEKALGEKGVLINNGCTTERIEAHGSRLDICCKEACFDAEMVLMAIGVRPSSLLAKNAGLELGAAGAIAVNRSLQTSHPDIYAAGDCADAYHVVTGEKAWIPMALTANRAGWAVADHITGKPVRMEGVAGTGVFKIFDVEVARTGLTVQDAEKAGFDPVEVVVKSYSRAKTVAGSMPVWVQMVGDRQSGRLLGVSMVGKDNEARRINAAAVALHARMRVVDFSTADLAYAPPFSPVWDPLLVAANQLLKKL from the coding sequence ATGCATTTTGTCATCATAGGGGGCGATGCCGCAGGCATGAGTGCTGCCAGCCGCGCCCGTCGCAATGCACCGGACATGAAAATCACCGTACTCGAAATGACGCAAGACATCTCCTACAGCGCCTGCTCCATGCCCTATGTCCTTGCCGATGAAGAGGGAGACATGGATGCCCTCATTATTCGGGCTCCTGCCGTATTCCGGGAAAAACACGGTATTGATCTGCGTCTGGGCCATAAAGTGGAAGACATTGACCCCGAAGCCCGCAGGGTTTCAGGGAGGGATTCCGAAGGCAGAAATTTTGAAGTATTTTTTGACAAATTGCTCATTGCCACAGGATCTGCGGCCAACATGCCCCTCATCCCCGGTCATAACCTGCCCCATGTTTTTGTACTGAAAAGTCTCGATGACGGGCGAAGGGTGCAGGCTTATATTGCGGAAAAAAAAATCAAAAAGGCCGCCATCATAGGAGCAGGCTATATAGGACTTGAAATGTGCGAGGCCCTTACGGAAAGGGGAATCACCGTACAATTGATCCGCAATGCTCCTGAAATGCTTCCCTGGCTGGCTCCGGAGCTTTCCCTTGTTGTGGAAAAGGCCCTCGGAGAAAAGGGTGTTCTCATAAATAATGGCTGTACCACGGAGCGCATTGAGGCCCATGGCAGCAGGCTGGATATCTGCTGCAAAGAAGCCTGTTTTGATGCGGAGATGGTACTCATGGCCATTGGAGTGCGTCCCTCAAGCTTACTTGCAAAAAATGCCGGTCTGGAACTGGGTGCCGCTGGTGCCATTGCCGTGAACCGCAGCCTACAGACCAGCCATCCGGATATTTATGCAGCCGGTGACTGTGCCGATGCCTATCATGTGGTAACCGGGGAAAAGGCTTGGATACCCATGGCCCTGACCGCTAACCGGGCCGGATGGGCCGTGGCCGACCACATCACCGGAAAACCCGTGCGCATGGAAGGGGTGGCCGGAACCGGTGTTTTCAAAATTTTTGATGTGGAAGTGGCCCGAACCGGCCTGACGGTTCAGGATGCAGAAAAAGCAGGATTTGATCCTGTGGAGGTTGTGGTAAAATCCTACTCCAGAGCCAAAACCGTTGCAGGCTCCATGCCCGTCTGGGTGCAGATGGTGGGGGACAGGCAGAGCGGCAGACTCCTTGGGGTTTCCATGGTGGGCAAAGACAATGAGGCCCGCCGCATCAATGCGGCAGCCGTGGCCCTCCATGCCAGAATGCGGGTGGTGGACTTCAGTACTGCAGATCTGGCCTATGCACCACCCTTCAGTCCGGTCTGGGATCCTTTGCTGGTGGCGGCCAATCAGCTGCTGAAAAAACTGTAG
- a CDS encoding 1-acyl-sn-glycerol-3-phosphate acyltransferase, producing the protein MKAIKNMKVQKTTVFDMPVINTILWLMASFTLWVFGWKIEGDVPEEEKKLVMIAAPHTSNWDYFWTLLLALKLRLKVYMMGKKEITEKPMGFILKWMGLVPVDRSQRGNTVEQAVEIFAKSEKMVLIIPPSGTRSRVSQWKTGFYHIAAGANVPIGLGYLDYARKKGGMGMLLHPSGDMAADMEAIRAFYSGITGKYPEKSFVDEKE; encoded by the coding sequence ATGAAAGCCATTAAAAACATGAAAGTACAAAAAACTACCGTCTTTGACATGCCTGTTATCAATACGATTTTATGGCTTATGGCCAGTTTTACACTCTGGGTTTTCGGTTGGAAAATAGAGGGTGATGTACCCGAAGAAGAAAAAAAACTGGTGATGATAGCCGCTCCCCATACCTCCAACTGGGATTATTTCTGGACCCTTCTTCTGGCCCTGAAATTGAGGCTGAAGGTGTATATGATGGGGAAAAAGGAGATTACGGAAAAACCCATGGGTTTTATTCTGAAATGGATGGGGCTGGTTCCCGTGGATCGGAGTCAGAGGGGCAACACCGTGGAGCAGGCCGTGGAAATTTTTGCAAAATCGGAAAAAATGGTGCTGATTATCCCGCCATCCGGAACCCGCAGCAGGGTATCCCAATGGAAAACGGGATTTTATCATATTGCAGCCGGGGCAAATGTGCCCATAGGTCTTGGATATCTGGATTATGCAAGAAAAAAAGGAGGCATGGGCATGCTGCTGCATCCTTCCGGGGATATGGCAGCGGATATGGAAGCCATCCGTGCCTTTTACAGTGGTATTACTGGAAAATATCCGGAAAAATCCTTTGTTGATGAAAAGGAGTAG
- a CDS encoding DEAD/DEAH box helicase: MIRAIFVKLTDRIFGKGKAKGRPETTAEPLVSLSPDKAARDRLPSEPIREKTKKSKSPEDARQNRDETASGKVKKPQKQEGAMAEEIPPWLLENFDISESEGKTRFHDLGLPAKLMRGIHELGFQYCTPIQADILPGTLEGRDATGKAQTGTGKSAAFLLAIYAQLLKNPKDNRRPGVPRALILAPTRELALQIEQDAKDLGKYTPIKIAAIFGGMGYEHQKRILAEKVIDIVVATPGRLLDFKKQGLIRLYKVEILVIDEADRMLDMGFIPDVKQIVYETPRKEQRQTLFFSATLSDDVMRLSRQWTLDPVNVEIEPDVIATENVDRKNYIVTADQKFALLWNIITRQNLERVMVFTNRKSEARTLSERLQRYNISCSMITGDVPQNKRIRALDDFKKGAFRVLVATDVAARGIHIDGISHVVNYNLSQDPEQFVHRIGRTGRAGASGISISFADEDDSFYIPAIEEYIGEPFECHYPEDADLELPPPPPKKTLPRRESGAEGKEPSSRPQRKRRPTRRNTATAGEEGTSSPKPPEAKKSEPLDNAEAPAPKKRRRRRRKPAGSRPEGALPEGRSSRGPESTE, encoded by the coding sequence TTGATCCGAGCCATTTTCGTTAAACTGACAGACCGTATTTTTGGAAAGGGTAAAGCCAAGGGCCGTCCGGAAACCACAGCCGAACCGCTGGTATCTTTATCTCCGGATAAGGCGGCAAGGGACCGCCTGCCCTCTGAACCCATCAGGGAAAAAACAAAAAAAAGCAAAAGCCCTGAAGATGCAAGGCAAAACCGGGATGAGACTGCTTCAGGAAAGGTAAAAAAGCCCCAGAAGCAGGAAGGGGCCATGGCGGAAGAAATTCCTCCTTGGTTGCTTGAGAATTTTGATATTTCCGAAAGTGAAGGCAAAACCCGTTTCCATGATCTCGGGCTTCCGGCCAAACTGATGCGGGGCATCCATGAGCTTGGGTTTCAGTACTGTACCCCCATTCAGGCGGATATTCTCCCCGGAACCCTGGAAGGCAGAGACGCCACAGGCAAAGCCCAGACCGGTACAGGCAAAAGTGCGGCCTTTCTTCTGGCCATCTATGCCCAGCTCTTGAAAAACCCTAAGGACAACCGCAGACCCGGTGTACCCAGAGCCCTCATACTGGCCCCCACCCGGGAGCTGGCCCTTCAGATTGAGCAGGATGCAAAGGATCTGGGTAAATACACACCCATTAAAATTGCCGCCATCTTCGGTGGCATGGGCTACGAGCATCAAAAACGTATTCTTGCGGAAAAGGTTATAGATATTGTTGTGGCAACACCGGGCCGTCTGCTGGACTTTAAAAAGCAGGGCCTGATACGCCTTTACAAGGTGGAAATCCTTGTCATTGACGAGGCAGACCGTATGCTGGACATGGGTTTTATTCCCGATGTCAAACAGATTGTCTATGAAACCCCCCGTAAGGAGCAGCGACAGACCCTGTTTTTCAGTGCCACCCTTTCCGATGATGTCATGCGCCTTTCCCGGCAGTGGACCCTGGATCCGGTGAATGTGGAAATCGAACCCGATGTCATTGCCACGGAAAATGTGGACCGTAAAAATTACATTGTCACCGCAGATCAGAAATTCGCCCTTCTCTGGAACATCATCACCCGCCAGAATCTGGAAAGGGTCATGGTTTTCACCAACAGAAAAAGCGAAGCCCGTACCCTGAGTGAACGCCTGCAACGCTACAACATTTCCTGCTCCATGATCACAGGGGACGTTCCCCAGAACAAGCGCATCCGTGCCCTTGATGACTTTAAAAAGGGTGCTTTCCGGGTGCTGGTGGCAACGGATGTGGCGGCAAGGGGAATTCACATAGACGGCATCAGCCATGTGGTGAACTACAATCTTTCCCAGGATCCGGAACAGTTTGTCCACCGCATCGGCCGCACGGGCCGTGCCGGAGCTTCTGGCATATCCATCAGCTTTGCCGATGAGGATGATTCCTTTTATATTCCTGCCATAGAGGAATATATAGGCGAACCCTTTGAATGCCACTATCCCGAAGATGCGGACCTTGAGCTTCCTCCGCCGCCACCGAAAAAAACACTCCCCCGCAGAGAGTCCGGAGCAGAGGGCAAAGAGCCATCTTCCAGACCTCAGCGCAAGCGGCGTCCTACACGCAGAAACACGGCCACGGCAGGGGAGGAAGGTACTTCGTCCCCAAAGCCTCCTGAAGCCAAAAAGTCAGAACCTTTGGATAATGCAGAAGCTCCTGCCCCGAAAAAAAGGCGCAGACGCCGGAGAAAGCCTGCGGGCTCCCGTCCGGAAGGAGCTCTACCCGAAGGTCGCAGTTCCAGAGGCCCGGAAAGCACAGAATAA
- a CDS encoding ABC-F family ATP-binding cassette domain-containing protein, producing MIHLNRISRHHGNQVLFDNASLQILPGTRTGLVGPNGAGKTTIFRLIMGEEMPDGGDISRSLKIRIGYFSQDVGDMAGRSALEEVMAAVGDVVSLGENIRKMEASMAEPMDENALAELLERYGEAVESFEHQGGYELESRAQSVLTGLGIGPDAYHRPVEAFSGGWKMRIALAKILTTNPDVLLLDEPTNHLDLESILWLENWLASTFKGALLMTCHDQEFMNSIVSRIIEVGNGGATTYTGNYDFFIKEREIRREQLESSFKRQQDMLAKEEEFIAKFAARASHAAQVQSRVKKLEKIERIVLPPDQKKIRFTFETPPRSGDDVVTMENLGKTWQTPEGGEHSVFGGISGMIHRGDKVAVVGVNGAGKSTFLQVLAQRTEPSAGRVTIGANVHAGYFSQHSMDILNPEKSVLDTVQDVLPTAGLGVIRNLCAAFLFQGDDVYKRIDKLSGGEKSRVVLATLLARPLNFLILDEPTNHLDIQSREVLLDALQAFEGTVLIVSHDRHFLRSLVSRVFEIDHGRMIPYEGSYDYYLRKQMALQAGSV from the coding sequence ATGATTCATCTGAATCGGATTTCACGCCATCATGGTAATCAGGTATTGTTTGACAATGCCAGCCTGCAGATTCTTCCCGGAACCCGTACCGGCCTTGTAGGGCCTAACGGTGCCGGAAAAACCACCATCTTCCGCCTGATCATGGGGGAAGAAATGCCCGATGGCGGAGACATTTCCCGGAGCCTTAAAATCCGCATCGGCTATTTTTCCCAGGATGTGGGAGACATGGCAGGACGCAGCGCACTGGAAGAAGTGATGGCAGCGGTGGGGGATGTGGTTTCCTTAGGAGAAAATATCAGAAAAATGGAAGCATCCATGGCGGAACCCATGGATGAGAATGCTCTGGCTGAACTTCTGGAACGCTACGGCGAGGCGGTGGAAAGCTTTGAACATCAGGGCGGTTATGAACTGGAATCCCGCGCCCAGAGTGTGCTCACTGGCCTTGGCATAGGTCCCGATGCCTATCACCGGCCCGTGGAAGCCTTCAGTGGCGGGTGGAAGATGCGCATAGCCTTAGCAAAAATACTCACCACCAACCCGGATGTGCTGCTTCTGGACGAACCCACCAACCATCTGGATCTGGAATCCATTCTCTGGCTTGAAAACTGGCTGGCTTCCACCTTTAAGGGTGCCCTGCTCATGACCTGCCATGATCAGGAATTCATGAACAGCATTGTCTCCCGCATCATTGAAGTCGGCAACGGCGGGGCCACCACCTACACCGGCAATTATGATTTTTTTATAAAGGAAAGGGAAATCCGGCGGGAACAGCTGGAATCCAGCTTCAAGCGTCAGCAGGACATGCTGGCCAAGGAAGAGGAGTTCATAGCCAAATTTGCAGCCAGAGCCTCCCATGCGGCACAGGTGCAGTCCAGGGTGAAAAAACTGGAAAAAATCGAACGCATTGTACTTCCGCCGGACCAGAAAAAAATCCGTTTTACCTTTGAGACACCGCCCCGGTCCGGAGACGATGTGGTTACCATGGAAAACCTCGGCAAAACCTGGCAGACGCCCGAAGGGGGAGAGCACTCGGTTTTTGGCGGTATATCCGGGATGATACACAGGGGAGACAAAGTAGCTGTGGTTGGGGTGAACGGTGCGGGCAAATCCACCTTTTTACAGGTACTGGCCCAAAGGACCGAGCCCAGCGCGGGAAGGGTTACCATAGGAGCCAATGTGCACGCAGGCTATTTCAGCCAGCATTCCATGGACATTCTCAACCCTGAAAAAAGCGTGCTGGATACGGTTCAGGACGTTCTTCCCACCGCAGGACTGGGGGTGATCCGCAACCTCTGCGCTGCCTTTCTCTTTCAGGGGGATGATGTTTACAAAAGGATAGACAAGCTCTCCGGTGGAGAAAAAAGCCGGGTGGTTCTGGCTACCCTGCTGGCCCGGCCCTTAAATTTCCTCATCCTCGATGAGCCAACCAACCATCTGGACATTCAGTCACGGGAGGTACTGCTGGACGCCCTGCAGGCCTTTGAGGGAACGGTGCTCATTGTCAGCCATGACCGCCACTTTCTCCGCTCCCTTGTGAGCCGGGTTTTTGAAATCGACCATGGCCGCATGATTCCCTACGAAGGCAGCTATGACTATTATCTGAGAAAGCAGATGGCGCTGCAGGCGGGGAGTGTTTAA